From Mytilus edulis chromosome 8, xbMytEdul2.2, whole genome shotgun sequence, one genomic window encodes:
- the LOC139484202 gene encoding coagulation factor IX-like: MTDWFNLHLLANRFKPSELSESDLSITSDSSFSDRPGNNLWLYLCMKLAKITTDLYYFYLLSDINSSTEPNERAFMSADNAPMSSTVCQYTGSPKIRTLRKQGSNDVLPNDASLCEPWNSACDVDDRCDPNPCQNNGTCVDLTDSFNCTCDPGWEDVNCTTATTIMTPTATTQKQSIPSMSTAIGTATSVKWIETTQNAMKPSTSIEIDSTTDGITTGTTQKTSVPSVSRENGTIYSAIGDNVNIF, translated from the exons ATGACTGATTGGTTTAACTTACATCTGTTGGCTAATAGATTTAAGCCGAGTGAACTTAGTGAATCAGATCTGTCAATAAC AAGTGACAGTAGCTTTTCAGATAGACCTGGTAACAATTTGTGGCTATATCTATGTATGAAATTGGCAAAGATTACTACcgatttgtattatttttaccttttatcaG ATATAAACTCTAGCACAGAGCCAAATGAGAGAGCATTTATGTCAGCTGATAATGCACCCATGAGTAGTACTGTGTGTCAATACACAGGCTCACCTAAAATTCGAACCTTAAGAAAACAAG GCTCCAATGACGTTTTGCCAAATGATGCATCCTTGTGCGAACCATGGAACAGCGCCTGTGACGTGG atgACAGGTGCGATCCAAATCCGTGTCAGAACAACGGCACGTGTGTTGATTTGACCGACAGTTTTAACTGCACATGTGATCCTGGATGGGAGGATGTTAATTGCACGACGG CAACTACAATAATGACACCAACAGCGACAACACAGAAACAATCAATACCATCAATGTCTACTGCAATTGGAACTGCGACATCTGTGAAATGGATAGAAACAACGCAAAACGCAATGAAACCATCCACTTCAATCGAAATTGACAGTACAACAGACGGGATAACAACAGGAACAACACAGAAAACATCTGTACCATCCGTTtctagggaaaacggtactatttattctgccataggcgacaatgttaacattttctaa